Proteins from a genomic interval of Gossypium hirsutum isolate 1008001.06 chromosome A09, Gossypium_hirsutum_v2.1, whole genome shotgun sequence:
- the LOC107889475 gene encoding splicing factor 3B subunit 3 isoform X2 → MRRSMDKIHRCLGKTCWSLFLILESYLFSHFAMRCTDRFFPVDHIQLSDPGNARDQIGRMLAVDSTGRFIATSAYEDRLAFFSLSMSGDDIVDKKIFYPPENEGSGSSTRNAQRTSIRGTIWSMCFVSKDPIQTNKEHNPVLAIVLNRKGNTLNELVLLGWNLSEHAVDILSQYLEAGPLAHSIVEVPHSCGYALLFRVGDALLMDLRDARNPHCVYRTTLDFSVHTPEEHICVEELCTAHEFDDDGLFNVAACALLQLSDYDPMCIDGESGSGKTTCKHVCSFSWEPKSDRSPRMIFCLDTGEFYMIDVSFDSDGPKVNISDCLYRSQPCKSLSWVDGGFLVAIVEMGDGLVLKVENEKLIYKSPVQNIAPILDMSIVNYHGEKHDKMFACCGVAPEGSLRIIRSGISVEKLLRTAPIYQGISGTWTVQMKVTNSYHSFLVLSFVEETRVLSVGLSFTDVTESVGFQPDVCTLACGLVADGQLVQIHQNAVRLCLPTKAAHSEGIIMSSPVCTTWSPDNMSISLGAVGQSLIVVSTSNPYFLFILGVRSLSAYNYEIYELQHVRLQYELSCISIPQKHLEMRHLSSNVNLVDVGGAVPPVGVGMGITIVIGTHKPSVEILSFVPGGLRVLGAGTISLTTTIETAISGCIPQDVRLVLVDQFYVLAGLRNGMLLRFEWPSAFAPSSELCLRSSIPFPGKVENFLLNTKLNSFGSETCSVNMGEKDGLPVTLQLIATRRIGITPVFLVPLSDSLDADIIALSDRPWLLHTARHSLSYTSISFQPSTHATPVCSVECPKGILFVAENSLHLVEMVHSKRLNVQKFHLEGTPRKVLYHSESKLLIVMRTEPNSDTCSEICALDPLSGSVMASFKLGPGETGKCMELVRAGNEQVLVVGTSLSSGPAIMPSGEAESTKGRLIVLCIEHVQHSDSGSMTFSSMAGSSSQRNSPFREIVGHATEQLSSSSICSSPDDTSCDGVKLEETEAWQFRPAYTTTWPGMVLAICPYLGRYFLASAGNAFYVCAFPNDNPQRVRRFAIARTRFMITSLTAYFTRIAVGDCRDGILFYSYNEDSKKLDQTYCDPSQRLVADCVLTDADTAIVSDRKGSIAVLSCSDRLEDNASPERNLTQTCAYYMGEIAMSIKKGSFIYKLPADDMLNSCEALNASLDPSHSAIMASTLLGSIMIFIPISREEYELLEAVQARLILHPLTAPVLGNDHNEYRSRENPAGVPKILDGDMLSQFLELTSMQQEAVLSFPIISPVTQKLSPKPPPSPIPVSKVVQLLERVHYALN, encoded by the exons ATGAGAAGGTCTATGGACAAAATACACAG ATGCCTGGGAAAGACCTGTTGGTCATTATTTCTGATTCTGGAAAGTTATCTTTTCTCACATTTTGCAATGAGATGCACAG ATAGGTTTTTTCCCGTCGACCATATTCAGCTTTCAGATCCTGGAAATGCAAGGGATCAAATTGGAAGAATGCTAGCTGTTGATTCAAC TGGCCGTTTCATTGCTACTAGTGCTTATGAAGACCGATTAGCCTTTTTTTCCCTTTCAATGTCTGGAGATGATATTGTTGACAAG AAAATATTTTATCCACCTGAGAATGAAGGCAGTGGTAGTTCTACTAGAAATGCTCAAAGAACTAGTATACGTGGTACAATATGGAGCATGTGCTTTGTTTCAAAAGATCCTATCCAAACAAATAAGGAGCATAATCCTGTTTTAGCCATTGTTTTAAATAG GAAAGGTAATACCCTGAATGAACTGGTATTGTTGGGATGGAATCTATCAGAGCATGCAGTTGACATCCTTTCACAGTATCTTGAAGCTGGACCACTAGCACATAGCATTGTTGAAGTTCCTCATTCCTGTGGATATGCGTTGCTGTTTAGGGTTGGTGATGCTCTCTTGATGGATCTTAGAGATGCACGTAATCCACACTGTGTGTATAGAACAACCTTAGATTTTTCAGTCCATACACCAGAGGAACATATTTGTGTTGAAGAGTTATGTACAGCacatgaatttgatgatgatggGTTATTTAATGTTGCTGCATGTGCTTTACTGCAGCTGAGTGATTATGATCCAATGTGTATAGATGGTGAAAGTGGAAGTGGAAAAACAACCTGCAAACATGTTTGCTCATTTAGTTGGGAACCGAAAAGCGATAGAAGTCCGAGGATGATCTTTTGTCTTGATACTGGAGAATTTTACATGATCGATGTTTCCTTTGATTCTGATGGCCCTAAGGTGAATATATCTGATTGCCTCTACAGAAGTCAACCTTGCAAGTCCCTTTCGTGGGTCGATGGTGGGTTCCTGGTGGCAATTGTAGAGATGGGGGATGGTCTGGTCCTTAAGGTTGAAAATGAGAAGCTAATATACAAAAGTCCTGTTCAAAATATAGCTCCCATCTTGGACATGTCAATAGTGAATTACCATGGGGAGAAACATGATAAAATGTTTGCATGCTGTGGTGTTGCACCTGAGGGATCATTAAGAATCATACGAAGTGGAATTAGTGTAGAAAAGCTTCTAAGAACTGCCCCTATTTACCAAGGAATAAGTGGAACCTGGACAGTTCAGATGAAAGTTACGAACTCTTATCATTCTTTTCTTGTGCTATCATTTGTTGAGGAGACCAGGGTACTATCAGTTGGATTAAGCTTTACTGATGTTACTGAGTCAGTTGGTTTCCAACCTGATGTCTGTACTTTGGCATGTGGTCTTGTTGCTGATGGCCAGCTCGTCCAAATTCACCAAAATGCAGTTAGGCTTTGTTTGCCTACTAAGGCTGCCCATTCTGAAGGTATCATTATGTCTTCTCCCGTCTGCACAACTTGGTCCCCAGATAATATGAGTATCAGTTTGGGGGCAGTTGGCCAAAGTTTGATAGTTGTCTCCACTTCTAATCcatatttcctttttattcttgGGGTCAGATCGCTATCAGCATATAATTACGAAATATATGAATTGCAGCATGTGAGATTGCAGTATGAGTTATCGTGCATATCAATACCTCAAAAGCATTTGGAGATGAGGCATTTAAGCTCTAATGTAAACCTGGTGGATGTTGGTGGAGCTGTTCCTCCTGTCGGAGTTGGCATGGGTATTACCATTGTTATTGGTACCCATAAGCCTTCTGTGGAAATTCTATCTTTTGTACCTGGAGGTCTAAGAGTTCTTGGTGCTGGAACAATTTCACTAACGACTACTATTGAAACTGCTATTAGTGGTTGCATTCCTCAAGACGTAAGGCTAGTGCTTGTTGATCAGTTCTATGTTCTGGCAGGATTGAGGAATGGAATGCTGCTTCGGTTTGAGTGGCCTTCTGCCTTCGCTCCTTCATCGGAACTATGCCTACGTAGTTCTATTCCTTTTCCTGGGAAGGTTGAGAATTTTTTATTGAATACAAAATTAAATTCGTTTGGATCAGAAACATGTTCTGTTAAtatgggtgagaaagatggccTTCCTGTTACTCTTCAATTGATCGCGACTCGTAGAATTGGCATTACTCCAGTTTTCCTTGTTCCTTTGAGTGATTCACTTGATGCAGATATTATAGCTCTCAGTGACAGGCCTTGGTTATTGCATACAGCTAGGCATAGCCTTTCTTATACATCTATATCATTTCAACCTTCCACGCATGCAACTCCTGTGTGTTCTGTTGAATGCCCTAAAGGAATTTTATTTGTCGCAGAAAACAGTTTACATTTG gTGGAGATGGTGCACAGTAAGAGACTTAATGTGCAGAAGTTTCATCTTGAAGGCACTCCACGGAAGGTCCTGTATCATAGTGAAAGTAAGCTTTTAATTGTGATGAGGACTGAGCCAAATAGTGACACATGTTCTGAAATTTGTGCTTTGGACCCCCTCAGTGGGTCTGTGATGGCATCTTTCAAACTCGGACCTGGAGAAACTGGAAAATGCATGGAACTAGTTAGGGCTGGAAATGAACAGGTTCTAGTAGTTGGAACTAGCCTGTCTTCTGGTCCAGCCATAATGCCCAGTGGTGAAGCTGAAAG CACCAAGGGCCGTCTAATTGTCCTCTGCATTGAACATGTACAACATTCAGATAGTGGGTCGATGACGTTCTCTTCAATGGCCGGGTCATCTTCTCAACGAAACTCACCATTTCGTGAAATTGTTGGTCATGCCACTGAACAACTATCAAGCAGTAGTATCTGCAGTAGCCCAGATGATACTAGTTGTGATGGAGTAAAACTGGAAGAAACTGAAGCATGGCAGTTCCGGCCGGCTTACACAACCACTTGGCCTGGAATGGTACTTGCTATATGTCCATATCTAGGCCGTTACTTCTTGGCCTCTGCTGGTAATGCT TTCTATGTATGTGCTTTTCCCAATGATAATCCTCAAAGGGTGAGAAGATTTGCAATAGCGAGGACGCGGTTTATGATAACATCATTGACGGCATATTTTACTAGAATTGCTGTAGGCGATTGTCGTGATGGTATTCTTTTCTATTCATATAATGAG GACTCCAAGAAACTGGATCAGACATATTGTGACCCATCTCAAAGGCTAGTTGCTGATTGTGTTCTTACTGATGCTGATACCGCCATTGTTTCAGATCGAAAGGGCAGCATTGCTGTCTTGTCTTGTTCAGATCGTCTTGAAG ATAATGCAAGCCCTGAACGCAACTTGACGCAGACTTGTGCATACTATATGGGTGAGATTGCCATGAGCATCAAGAAG GGTTCATTTATTTACAAACTTCCAGCTGATGATATGTTAAACAGCTGTGAGGCTCTGAATGCAAGTCTTGACCCTTCACATAGTGCTATAATGGCCAGCACACTCCTGGGAAGCATAATGATCTTCATACCTATATCAAG GGAGGAATACGAACTGTTGGAAGCCGTCCAAGCTAGACTCATTCTTCATCCATTGACTGCTCCTGTATTAGGCAATGATCATAACGAATATCGTAGTCGTGAAAACCCG GCTGGCGTCCCCAAGATACTTGACGGTGACATGCTATCTCAATTCTTGGAGCTTACAAGCATGCAGCAAGAGGCTGTATTGTCATTTCCCATTATTTCTCCAGTTACTCAGAAGTTGAGTCCGAAACCACCACCTTCACCTATCCCGGTCAGCAAGGTCGTGCAACTCCTTGAACGAGTCCATTATGCCTTGAATTAA
- the LOC107889478 gene encoding strigolactone esterase D14 has translation MEMVCEKGGIATALNAKIYGNGSETLVLAHGYGEDQSAWQLLLPLLACYFKVVVFDMVFSPKVNPMLYDPQRYQTDFKGYTDDLVCLLDHLHLHNTIYLGHSMAAMVGCLASIRRPHLFTHLILVSGSPRYINDGLYYGGFERSEVNEIYKNIEQNFTGWVQNFAPKAAGQNNTAAGAKFEKTLGRMKLYIALSAAKTVFSSDFRHKLPQVMVPCTIIQSKKDVIVPQSVAFYIKNNVGGDAIVKILNTEGHFPHLSAHNLLFRVLKETLQIKN, from the exons ATGGAAATGGTGTGCGAGAAGGGGGGCATTGCAACAGCATTGAACGCAAAGATATATGGAAATGGGAGTGAAACCCTAGTTCTGGCACATGGCTATGGTGAAGACCAGAGTGCATGGCAGCTCCTCCTCCCTTTGCTTGCCTGCTACTTCAAGGTGGTGGTCTTCGACATGGTTTTCTCCCCAAAAGTTAACCCCATGCTTTATGATCCACAGAGGTATCAGACGGATTTCAAGGGGTATACAGATGACTTGGTGTGCTTGCTGGATCACCTCCATCTCCATAACACTATTTATTTAGGTCACTCCATGGCTGCCATGGTTGGATGCTTGGCTTCAATCAGGAGGCCTCACCTATTTACCCATCTTATACTCGTCAGTGGCTCCCCTAG GTACATCAATGATGGACTATACTACGGAGGCTTTGAGAGATCAGAAGTCAATGAGATATACAAGAACATTGAACAAAATTTCACGGGTTGGGTACAAAATTTTGCACCAAAAGCTGCGGGACAAAACAATACAGCCGCAGGAGCTAAGTTCGAGAAAACCTTAGGGAGGATGAAACTATACATTGCGTTAAGTGCTGCTAAAACTGTTTTCTCTAGTGATTTCAGACACAAGTTACCTCAGGTTATGGTTCCATGCACAATCATTCAGTCCAAGAAAGATGTTATTGTCCCTCAATCGGTAGCATTTTACATCAAAAACAATGTTGGTGGCGATGCCATAGTCAAGATACTAAATACAGAAGGGCATTTCCCCCATCTATCAGCTCATAATTTACTATTTAGGGTTTTAAAAGAGActcttcaaataaaaaattag
- the LOC107889475 gene encoding splicing factor 3B subunit 3 isoform X1, translated as MALSEEECSTAKASSSSPASSSATVSSQGVNYLAKCVLRGSAILQVAYGHLRSPSSLDVVFGKETSIELVIIGEDGIATSVCEQTVFGTIKDLAILPCNEKVYGQNTQMPGKDLLVIISDSGKLSFLTFCNEMHRFFPVDHIQLSDPGNARDQIGRMLAVDSTGRFIATSAYEDRLAFFSLSMSGDDIVDKKIFYPPENEGSGSSTRNAQRTSIRGTIWSMCFVSKDPIQTNKEHNPVLAIVLNRKGNTLNELVLLGWNLSEHAVDILSQYLEAGPLAHSIVEVPHSCGYALLFRVGDALLMDLRDARNPHCVYRTTLDFSVHTPEEHICVEELCTAHEFDDDGLFNVAACALLQLSDYDPMCIDGESGSGKTTCKHVCSFSWEPKSDRSPRMIFCLDTGEFYMIDVSFDSDGPKVNISDCLYRSQPCKSLSWVDGGFLVAIVEMGDGLVLKVENEKLIYKSPVQNIAPILDMSIVNYHGEKHDKMFACCGVAPEGSLRIIRSGISVEKLLRTAPIYQGISGTWTVQMKVTNSYHSFLVLSFVEETRVLSVGLSFTDVTESVGFQPDVCTLACGLVADGQLVQIHQNAVRLCLPTKAAHSEGIIMSSPVCTTWSPDNMSISLGAVGQSLIVVSTSNPYFLFILGVRSLSAYNYEIYELQHVRLQYELSCISIPQKHLEMRHLSSNVNLVDVGGAVPPVGVGMGITIVIGTHKPSVEILSFVPGGLRVLGAGTISLTTTIETAISGCIPQDVRLVLVDQFYVLAGLRNGMLLRFEWPSAFAPSSELCLRSSIPFPGKVENFLLNTKLNSFGSETCSVNMGEKDGLPVTLQLIATRRIGITPVFLVPLSDSLDADIIALSDRPWLLHTARHSLSYTSISFQPSTHATPVCSVECPKGILFVAENSLHLVEMVHSKRLNVQKFHLEGTPRKVLYHSESKLLIVMRTEPNSDTCSEICALDPLSGSVMASFKLGPGETGKCMELVRAGNEQVLVVGTSLSSGPAIMPSGEAESTKGRLIVLCIEHVQHSDSGSMTFSSMAGSSSQRNSPFREIVGHATEQLSSSSICSSPDDTSCDGVKLEETEAWQFRPAYTTTWPGMVLAICPYLGRYFLASAGNAFYVCAFPNDNPQRVRRFAIARTRFMITSLTAYFTRIAVGDCRDGILFYSYNEDSKKLDQTYCDPSQRLVADCVLTDADTAIVSDRKGSIAVLSCSDRLEDNASPERNLTQTCAYYMGEIAMSIKKGSFIYKLPADDMLNSCEALNASLDPSHSAIMASTLLGSIMIFIPISREEYELLEAVQARLILHPLTAPVLGNDHNEYRSRENPAGVPKILDGDMLSQFLELTSMQQEAVLSFPIISPVTQKLSPKPPPSPIPVSKVVQLLERVHYALN; from the exons ATGGCGCTTTCCGAGGAAGAGTGCTCAACGGCGAAGGCATCTTCCTCTTCACCGGCATCGTCGTCAGCGACTGTTTCTTCGCAAGGCGTTAACTACCTAGCCAAGTGTGTACTTAGAGGAAGTGCTATCCTTCAGGTCGCTTACGGTCACCTCCGTTCTCCTTCTTCCCTGGACGTCGTTTTCGGCAAG GAGACGTCCATAGAGTTGGTAATAATTGGTGAAGATGGTATTGCGACATCTGTCTGTGAGCAGACTGTCTTTGGTACAATAAAGGATCTTGCCATTCTACCTTGTAATGAGAAGGTCTATGGACAAAATACACAG ATGCCTGGGAAAGACCTGTTGGTCATTATTTCTGATTCTGGAAAGTTATCTTTTCTCACATTTTGCAATGAGATGCACAG GTTTTTTCCCGTCGACCATATTCAGCTTTCAGATCCTGGAAATGCAAGGGATCAAATTGGAAGAATGCTAGCTGTTGATTCAAC TGGCCGTTTCATTGCTACTAGTGCTTATGAAGACCGATTAGCCTTTTTTTCCCTTTCAATGTCTGGAGATGATATTGTTGACAAG AAAATATTTTATCCACCTGAGAATGAAGGCAGTGGTAGTTCTACTAGAAATGCTCAAAGAACTAGTATACGTGGTACAATATGGAGCATGTGCTTTGTTTCAAAAGATCCTATCCAAACAAATAAGGAGCATAATCCTGTTTTAGCCATTGTTTTAAATAG GAAAGGTAATACCCTGAATGAACTGGTATTGTTGGGATGGAATCTATCAGAGCATGCAGTTGACATCCTTTCACAGTATCTTGAAGCTGGACCACTAGCACATAGCATTGTTGAAGTTCCTCATTCCTGTGGATATGCGTTGCTGTTTAGGGTTGGTGATGCTCTCTTGATGGATCTTAGAGATGCACGTAATCCACACTGTGTGTATAGAACAACCTTAGATTTTTCAGTCCATACACCAGAGGAACATATTTGTGTTGAAGAGTTATGTACAGCacatgaatttgatgatgatggGTTATTTAATGTTGCTGCATGTGCTTTACTGCAGCTGAGTGATTATGATCCAATGTGTATAGATGGTGAAAGTGGAAGTGGAAAAACAACCTGCAAACATGTTTGCTCATTTAGTTGGGAACCGAAAAGCGATAGAAGTCCGAGGATGATCTTTTGTCTTGATACTGGAGAATTTTACATGATCGATGTTTCCTTTGATTCTGATGGCCCTAAGGTGAATATATCTGATTGCCTCTACAGAAGTCAACCTTGCAAGTCCCTTTCGTGGGTCGATGGTGGGTTCCTGGTGGCAATTGTAGAGATGGGGGATGGTCTGGTCCTTAAGGTTGAAAATGAGAAGCTAATATACAAAAGTCCTGTTCAAAATATAGCTCCCATCTTGGACATGTCAATAGTGAATTACCATGGGGAGAAACATGATAAAATGTTTGCATGCTGTGGTGTTGCACCTGAGGGATCATTAAGAATCATACGAAGTGGAATTAGTGTAGAAAAGCTTCTAAGAACTGCCCCTATTTACCAAGGAATAAGTGGAACCTGGACAGTTCAGATGAAAGTTACGAACTCTTATCATTCTTTTCTTGTGCTATCATTTGTTGAGGAGACCAGGGTACTATCAGTTGGATTAAGCTTTACTGATGTTACTGAGTCAGTTGGTTTCCAACCTGATGTCTGTACTTTGGCATGTGGTCTTGTTGCTGATGGCCAGCTCGTCCAAATTCACCAAAATGCAGTTAGGCTTTGTTTGCCTACTAAGGCTGCCCATTCTGAAGGTATCATTATGTCTTCTCCCGTCTGCACAACTTGGTCCCCAGATAATATGAGTATCAGTTTGGGGGCAGTTGGCCAAAGTTTGATAGTTGTCTCCACTTCTAATCcatatttcctttttattcttgGGGTCAGATCGCTATCAGCATATAATTACGAAATATATGAATTGCAGCATGTGAGATTGCAGTATGAGTTATCGTGCATATCAATACCTCAAAAGCATTTGGAGATGAGGCATTTAAGCTCTAATGTAAACCTGGTGGATGTTGGTGGAGCTGTTCCTCCTGTCGGAGTTGGCATGGGTATTACCATTGTTATTGGTACCCATAAGCCTTCTGTGGAAATTCTATCTTTTGTACCTGGAGGTCTAAGAGTTCTTGGTGCTGGAACAATTTCACTAACGACTACTATTGAAACTGCTATTAGTGGTTGCATTCCTCAAGACGTAAGGCTAGTGCTTGTTGATCAGTTCTATGTTCTGGCAGGATTGAGGAATGGAATGCTGCTTCGGTTTGAGTGGCCTTCTGCCTTCGCTCCTTCATCGGAACTATGCCTACGTAGTTCTATTCCTTTTCCTGGGAAGGTTGAGAATTTTTTATTGAATACAAAATTAAATTCGTTTGGATCAGAAACATGTTCTGTTAAtatgggtgagaaagatggccTTCCTGTTACTCTTCAATTGATCGCGACTCGTAGAATTGGCATTACTCCAGTTTTCCTTGTTCCTTTGAGTGATTCACTTGATGCAGATATTATAGCTCTCAGTGACAGGCCTTGGTTATTGCATACAGCTAGGCATAGCCTTTCTTATACATCTATATCATTTCAACCTTCCACGCATGCAACTCCTGTGTGTTCTGTTGAATGCCCTAAAGGAATTTTATTTGTCGCAGAAAACAGTTTACATTTG gTGGAGATGGTGCACAGTAAGAGACTTAATGTGCAGAAGTTTCATCTTGAAGGCACTCCACGGAAGGTCCTGTATCATAGTGAAAGTAAGCTTTTAATTGTGATGAGGACTGAGCCAAATAGTGACACATGTTCTGAAATTTGTGCTTTGGACCCCCTCAGTGGGTCTGTGATGGCATCTTTCAAACTCGGACCTGGAGAAACTGGAAAATGCATGGAACTAGTTAGGGCTGGAAATGAACAGGTTCTAGTAGTTGGAACTAGCCTGTCTTCTGGTCCAGCCATAATGCCCAGTGGTGAAGCTGAAAG CACCAAGGGCCGTCTAATTGTCCTCTGCATTGAACATGTACAACATTCAGATAGTGGGTCGATGACGTTCTCTTCAATGGCCGGGTCATCTTCTCAACGAAACTCACCATTTCGTGAAATTGTTGGTCATGCCACTGAACAACTATCAAGCAGTAGTATCTGCAGTAGCCCAGATGATACTAGTTGTGATGGAGTAAAACTGGAAGAAACTGAAGCATGGCAGTTCCGGCCGGCTTACACAACCACTTGGCCTGGAATGGTACTTGCTATATGTCCATATCTAGGCCGTTACTTCTTGGCCTCTGCTGGTAATGCT TTCTATGTATGTGCTTTTCCCAATGATAATCCTCAAAGGGTGAGAAGATTTGCAATAGCGAGGACGCGGTTTATGATAACATCATTGACGGCATATTTTACTAGAATTGCTGTAGGCGATTGTCGTGATGGTATTCTTTTCTATTCATATAATGAG GACTCCAAGAAACTGGATCAGACATATTGTGACCCATCTCAAAGGCTAGTTGCTGATTGTGTTCTTACTGATGCTGATACCGCCATTGTTTCAGATCGAAAGGGCAGCATTGCTGTCTTGTCTTGTTCAGATCGTCTTGAAG ATAATGCAAGCCCTGAACGCAACTTGACGCAGACTTGTGCATACTATATGGGTGAGATTGCCATGAGCATCAAGAAG GGTTCATTTATTTACAAACTTCCAGCTGATGATATGTTAAACAGCTGTGAGGCTCTGAATGCAAGTCTTGACCCTTCACATAGTGCTATAATGGCCAGCACACTCCTGGGAAGCATAATGATCTTCATACCTATATCAAG GGAGGAATACGAACTGTTGGAAGCCGTCCAAGCTAGACTCATTCTTCATCCATTGACTGCTCCTGTATTAGGCAATGATCATAACGAATATCGTAGTCGTGAAAACCCG GCTGGCGTCCCCAAGATACTTGACGGTGACATGCTATCTCAATTCTTGGAGCTTACAAGCATGCAGCAAGAGGCTGTATTGTCATTTCCCATTATTTCTCCAGTTACTCAGAAGTTGAGTCCGAAACCACCACCTTCACCTATCCCGGTCAGCAAGGTCGTGCAACTCCTTGAACGAGTCCATTATGCCTTGAATTAA